One Pyrus communis chromosome 13, drPyrComm1.1, whole genome shotgun sequence genomic window carries:
- the LOC137713923 gene encoding NAC domain-containing protein 43-like has protein sequence MSDDHMSLSINGQSQVPPGFRFHPTEEELLHYYLRKKVAFERIDLDVIREVDLNKLEPWDIQEKCKIGSTPQNDWYFFSHKDKKYPTGTRTNRATTAGFWKATGRDKIIYSGFKRIGLRKTLVFYKGRAPHGQKSDWIMHEYRLDESNSTHDTTVSSSMGESMTEEGWVVCRVFKKKNYQKALESPKASFSMDSSNNQIHGSRNDGVLDQILMYMGRTCKLENHDEPLTMNNISERFMHLPRLESPFPNLPAFDQDRSFKACYQAIDDMFIETEPPSTNQQSNGCDNNELVDDHEDPKRRVNDWVTLDRLVASQLGQLNGQDQLTPKHLSCFGDPNMAFCSSPPPPNDHDHDVQLSYPYLRTSSSSHHQSDVYNNENDLWNFTKSSSSPSSSDPLCHLSV, from the exons ATGTCTGATGATCATATGAGTTTATCAATAAATGGTCAATCTCAAGTTCCTCCAGGTTTCCGGTTCCATCCAACTGAAGAAGAGCTTCTTCACTACTATCTTAGGAAGAAAGTTGCCTTTGAGAGGATTGATCTTGATGTAATTCGAGAAGTTGATCTTAATAAGCTTGAGCCATGGGACATTCAAG AGAAGTGCAAAATAGGCTCCACTCCACAAAATGATTGGTACTTCTTCAGTCATAAGGACAAGAAATACCCAACCGGAACTCGAACCAATCGGGCAACGACTGCCGGGTTTTGGAAGGCCACCGGGCGGGACAAGATCATCTATAGCGGCTTCAAAAGAATTGGGTTGAGAAAGACACTTGTGTTTTATAAGGGTCGAGCTCCTCATGGACAAAAGTCAGATTGGATCATGCATGAATATAGGCTTGACGAAAGCAACAGCACTCATGACACCACC GTTTCTAGCTCAATGGGGGAGTCGATGACCGAAGAGGGGTGGGTGGTTTGCCGAgtattcaagaagaagaactATCAGAAAGCCTTAGAGAGCCCTAAAGCCTCATTCTCCATGGACTCATCAAACAACCAAATACATGGTTCAAGAAACGATGGTGTTCTTGATCAAATACTAATGTACATGGGAAGAACTTGCAAGCTCGAAAATCATGATGAACCCTTAACCATGAATAACATCTCGGAAAGATTTATGCATCTGCCAAGGCTTGAGAGCCCATTTCCAAACCTTCCCGCTTTCGATCAGGATCGTAGTTTCAAAGCTTGCTATCAGGCCATTGATGACATGTTCATAGAAACTGAGCCGCCTTCAACAAACCAACAAAGCAATGGTTGCGACAATAATGAGCTAGTTGATGATCACGAGGACCCCAAAAGAAGGGTAAATGACTGGGTTACCCTTGATAGGCTTGTGGCATCCCAACTAGGTCAACTCAATGGCCAAGATCAACTGACACCAAAGCACTTGTCTTGCTTTGGAGATCCAAACATGGCCTTTTGTTCTTCCCCTCCTCCTCCTAATGATCATGACCATGACGTACAACTATCATATCCATACCTACGTACAAGTAGTTCATCCCATCATCAATCCGATGTATACAACAACGAGAATGATCTGTGGAACTTCACCAAATCGTCGTCATCACCGTCATCATCGGACCCGCTTTGCCACTTGTCTGTGTAA